One window of the Eucalyptus grandis isolate ANBG69807.140 chromosome 8, ASM1654582v1, whole genome shotgun sequence genome contains the following:
- the LOC104457070 gene encoding receptor-like cytosolic serine/threonine-protein kinase RBK2: MDNSSPVGVLEDFLRSSESDTNSTTSDSEARNDGRPCSRWRRLIRLLRTRSRKQSPPMHPFDSLKPPFRRSSSMREMIAFAPCFLSRADELSKTPWKYFTLPELQAATNNFSPERQIGKGGYAEVYKGQLRNGQLVAIKRLMRGTLDEIIGDFLSELGIMAHVNHRNTAKLVGYGVEGGMHLVLELSPHGSLASVLYSAKETLEWQLRYKIALGTAEGLLYLHEGCQRRIIHRDIKAANILLTEDFEPQICDFGLAKWLPEKWTHHTVSKFEGTFGYLAPEYLMHGIVDEKTDVFAFGVLLLELVTGRRALDYAQQSLVLWAKPLLRKNNVRELLDPALGSNYDARQINLVLLAASICVHQSSIRRPSISQVAQILNGDLSCLKSMRKIRTPFFRKAFVEECYSPIKDRDSPRHALA, encoded by the exons ATGGACAATAGCTCCCCTGTTGGAGTTCTGGAGGACTTTCTGAGGAGCAGCGAGTCAGACACTAATTCGACCACCTCGGACTCCGAAGCCCGGAATGATGGGAGGCCCTGTTCCCGCTGGCGCAGGCTCATCCGCTTGTTGAGGACAAGGTCGAGGAAACAATCGCCCCCGATGCATCCATTCGACAGCCTAAAGCCCCCATtcagaagaagcagcagcatgAGGGAGATGATCGCCTTTGCGCCGTGTTTCCTGTCGAGAGCCGATGAACTTAGCAAGACCCCTTGGAAATATTTCACCCTCCCCGAGCTCCAAGCCGCGACTAACAATTTCAGCCCCG AACGCCAAATTGGGAAGGGTGGCTATGCTGAGGTTTACAAGGGGCAGCTGAGGAACGGGCAACTCGTGGCAATTAAACGTCTCATGCGAGGGACACTAGACGAGATAATTGGTGATTTCCTTTCCGAGCTTGGGATCATGGCCCATGTCAATCACCGGAACACTGCCAAGTTGGTTGGTTATGGGGTCGAAGGCGGAATGCATCTGGTCCTTGAGTTGTCGCCTCATGGAAGCCTAGCCTCTGTGCTATATA GTGCAAAAGAAACGCTGGAGTGGCAGCTGCGATATAAGATTGCGTTAGGAACTGCCGAGGGTTTATTGTATCTTCACGAAGGTTGTCAGAGGCGAATCATCCATAGAGACATAAAGGCGGCGAATATTTTGCTCACTGAGGACTTTGAGCCTCAG ATCTGCGACTTTGGACTTGCCAAATGGCTTCCGGAGAAATGGACCCACCACACGGTGTCGAAATTCGAAGGCACATTCGG CTATCTTGCTCCGGAGTACTTGATGCACGGCATTGTGGACGAGAAGACCGACGTGTTTGCATTTGGTGTGCTTCTGTTGGAACTAGTCACCGGCCGCCGAGCACTGGATTATGCGCAGCAAAGCCTCGTCCTTTGG GCAAAACCTTTGCTCAGGAAGAATAACGTCAGAGAGCTCTTGGATCCTGCTCTGGGCAGCAACTACGACGCCAGGCAGATCAATCTGGTGCTCTTGGCTGCTTCGATTTGTGTACATCAGTCTTCAATTCGACGGCCCAGCATAAGCCAG GTAGCGCAAATTCTGAATGGCGACCTTAGCTGTCTGAAGTCCATGAGGAAGATCCGGACGCCATTCTTCCGCAAAGCTTTCGTGGAAGAATGCTACAGCCCGATCAAAGATCGCGACAGTCCGAGGCATGCCTTGGCTTGA
- the LOC104457068 gene encoding LOW QUALITY PROTEIN: sugar transporter ERD6-like 7 (The sequence of the model RefSeq protein was modified relative to this genomic sequence to represent the inferred CDS: inserted 1 base in 1 codon) codes for MAINEDIENQETRERGVREQLLVPQEKDQAGQDEGTDKGHPWMVYFSTFVAVCGSYEFGTCAGYSSPTQDAIVEELGLSTAEYSVFGSILTFGAMIGAITGGPIADFVGRKWTMRMASAFCAAGWLAIYFAEGALALDIGRLATGYGMGVFSYVVPIFIAEITPKNLRGALTAVNQLMICAGVSVSFIIGIILSWRVLALIGLIPCAVLLFGLFFIPESPRWLAKRGRKKEFEAALQKLRGKDADISEEAAEIQEYIETLQRLPKASVLDLFQRRYLSSVIIGVGLMVVQQXGGINGVCFYTSNIFEEAGFSSSVGTITYAILQVIVTAIGAALVDRAGRKPLLLISGAGLVLGCIVTGLSFFLKVHDLAADAVPILAVTGILLYIAAFSAGMGAVPWVVMSEIFPINIKGVAGGFATLVNWFGAWAVSYTFNYLMSWSSYGTFLLYAGINAAGMVFVITVVPETKGRSLEQIQAAINRE; via the exons ATGGCGATCAACGAGGACATCGAAAATCAAGAAACTAGGGAGAGAGGAGTACGAGAGCAGCTCCTTGTGCCGCAAGAGAAGGACCAAGCTGGCCAAGATGAAGGAACCGATAAGGGTCATCCGTGGATGGTCTATTTCAGCACATTTGTTGCGGTTTGCGGTTCATATGAATTTGGGACCTGT GCAGGTTATTCATCACCAACTCAGGATGCTATAGTGGAGGAACTTGGTCTATCCACAGCTGAG TATTCAGTCTTCGGATCCATACTGACATTCGGTGCAATGATTGGTGCAATTACTGGAGGACCAATTGCTGATTTTGTCGGCCGTAAATGG ACAATGAGAATGGCGAGCGCTTTTTGTGCAGCAGGATGGCTTGCTATTTACTTTGCTGAG GGAGCACTTGCTCTGGATATCGGAAGGTTGGCCACGGGATATGGAATGGGAGTCTTTTCCTATGTG GTACCAATATTTATAGCTGAAATTACACCCAAAAATCTCCGTGGAGCTTTGACCGCTGTTAATCAG CTTATGATCTGTGCCGGAGTGTCCGTTTCGTTCATAATTGGGATAATATTATCTTGGAGGGTTTTGGCATTAATTG GTCTAATCCCATGTGCAGTCTTACTGTTCGGCCTGTTTTTCATTCCAGAGTCTCCTAGATGGCTG GCAAAAAGGGGCCGCAAAAAGGAGTTTGAAGCCGCGCTGCAGAAACTCCGTGGAAAGGATGCAGATATTTCTGAAGAGGCTGCTGAAATACAA GAGTATATCGAAACTCTCCAACGGCTCCCAAAAGCCAGCGTGCTTGATTTATTTCAGAGAAGATATCTGAGCTCCGTCATC attggtGTTGGATTGATGGTCGTCCAGC TTGGAGGGATAAATGGCGTCTGTTTCTATACAAGCAATATTTTCGAGGAAGCAG GTTTCTCCTCCAGTGTTGGAACCATAACTTACGCAATCCTCCAG GTCATTGTCACGGCTATCGGCGCTGCGCTGGTCGATCGAGCTGGAAGAAAGCCCCTTCTCTTG ATCTCGGGGGCAGGATTGGTCCTAGGATGCATAGTAACTGGCCTTTCATTCTTTCTAAAG GTTCATGATCTGGCAGCTGATGCTGTCCCAATACTTGCTGTCACCGGCATTCTG CTATACATAGCAGCATTTTCCGCTGGAATGGGCGCGGTTCCTTGGGTCGTGATGTCCGAG ATTTTCCCCATCAATATCAAAGGAGTAGCTGGAGGGTTTGCAACACTAGTAAACTGGTTCGGCGCTTGGGCAGTTTCCTACACTTTCAACTACTTAATGAGCTGGAGCTCCTATG GTACCTTCCTTCTTTATGCGGGGATTAACGCCGCAGGGATGGTGTTCGTGATCACGGTGGTCCCTGAAACGAAAGGGAGGAGTCTTGAGCAGATTCAAGCAGCTATCAACAGAGAATGA
- the LOC104457069 gene encoding probable LRR receptor-like serine/threonine-protein kinase RKF3, protein MSPPLLRRAPAALALLLALLLLCLPPSRAQNNTTAAATTGAACPLNFTVLSDLITPSSRPPSGSSTACGYIQQGLRLVLSSYLQLTGNFLPPLNSSESCWENYQTLIDSFIPGFDIRSSCGFQTSWISEGCMNITTLSQFDAVVPSSARSGVATSCNQSLENSSPCAVCTVSLSNIASYLNGSSVGNVSDCSVYPTIYAAAVANYLGPTDIGTAKCLFSLDFTNSGGKSRRKVVVILVVLIGCGSGVVAVSVGFWFFRRKRGRLKRRRREMDRGERGLGLRSFEESTTVVRFAFEDIKKATRNFSRDYIIGRGGYGNVYRGLLQDGTEVALKRFKNCSAAGDANFAHEVEVIASVRHVNLVALRGYCIATTQYEGHQRIIVCDLMRNGSLHDHLFGSTEIKLSWPTRQRVALGTARGLAYLHYGAQPGIIHRDIKASNILLDEKFESKVADFGLAKFTEEGMTHMSTRVAGTMGYVAPEYALYGQLTERSDVYSFGVVLLELLSGKKALSGNNDSQPSLIADWAWSLVREGRALDVIEDNMPELGSPELMEQYVLVAVLCSHPQLYARPTMDQVVKMLETELSVPSIPERPIPIVADMDDIERSFSSMGSGQLSTPRGFQSYKMESESASDNIGTSSSTGK, encoded by the coding sequence ATGtcgccgccgctcctccgccgCGCCCCCGCCGCGCTCGCCCTCCTcctcgccctcctcctcctctgcctccCGCCGTCGCGGGCCCAGAACAACACCACGGCGGCCGCCACCACCGGCGCCGCCTGCCCCCTCAACTTCACCGTCCTCAGCGACCTCATCACCCCGTCCTCCCGCCCCCCGAGCGGCTCCTCCACCGCGTGCGGCTACATCCAACAGGGGCTCCGCCTCGTCCTGTCCAGCTACCTCCAGCTCACCGGCAACTTCCTCCCCCCGCTCAACTCCTCCGAGTCCTGCTGGGAGAATTACCAGACCCTCATCGACTCGTTCATCCCGGGCTTCGACATCCGCAGCTCCTGCGGCTTCCAGACCTCCTGGATCTCGGAGGGGTGCATGAACATCACCACCCTGTCCCAGTTCGATGCCGTCGTCCCCAGCTCCGCGCGGAGCGGCGTCGCCACCAGCTGCAACCAGTCGCTCGAGAACAGCTCCCCCTGCGCCGTCTGCACGGTGAGCTTGTCCAACATCGCGTCCTACTTGAACGGCTCCTCCGTCGGGAATGTCTCGGACTGCTCCGTCTACCCGACGATCTATGCGGCGGCGGTCGCGAATTACCTCGGGCCCACGGATATAGGTACTGCCAAGTGCCTGTTCTCCCTCGATTTCACGAATTCGGGGGGCAAGAGTAGGAGGAAGGTGGTGGTGATACTGGTGGTCTTGATTGGTTGTGGGTCGGGGGTGGTTGCGGTTTCGGTTGGGTTCTGGTTTTTCAGGAGGAAGCGTGGGAGgttgaagaggaggagaagagagatgGACAGGGGCGAGAGAGGGTTGGGGTTGCGGAGTTTTGAGGAGAGTACCACAGTGGTCAGGTTCGCATTTGAGGACATCAAGAAGGCTACTAGGAACTTCTCTAGGGATTACATCATAGGACGAGGTGGATATGGAAATGTTTACCGGGGTTTGTTGCAGGATGGCACTGAAGTCGCGTTGAAGAGGTTCAAAAATTGCTCTGCTGCAGGGGATGCAAACTTCGCTCATGAAGTCGAGGTCATTGCCAGCGTAAGGCACGTGAATCTGGTCGCTCTTCGAGGGTATTGTATTGCCACGACACAGTACGAGGGTCACCAGAGGATCATTGTGTGTGATCTGATGAGAAATGGAAGTTTGCATGACCATTTGTTTGGGTCGACCGAGATAAAGCTCAGTTGGCCTACTCGTCAAAGGGTTGCGCTCGGAACGGCCAGGGGGTTAGCTTATTTGCATTACGGGGCACAACCTGGAATCATACATAGGGATATTAAGGCAAGTAATATACTTTTGGATGAGAAGTTTGAGTCCAAGGTGGCTGATTTTGGTCTTGCAAAGTTTACAGAAGAGGGTATGACACATATGAGCACTAGGGTTGCCGGCACAATGGGGTATGTAGCACCCGAGTATGCATTGTATGGGCAGTTGACGGAGAGAAGTGATGTTTATAGCTTCGGTGTCGTGCTTCTTGAGCTTTTGAGTGGGAAAAAAGCACTCTCCGGTAATAATGATAGTCAACCTTCTCTCATCGCCGACTGGGCTTGGTCCTTAGTGAGGGAAGGGAGAGCTTTAGATGTTATTGAAGATAATATGCCGGAGTTAGGGTCACCAGAGCTTATGGAACAGTATGTATTGGTTGCAGTGCTTTGTTCTCATCCTCAACTATATGCTAGGCCGACAATGGATCAGGTTGTGAAGATGTTGGAAACAGAGTTATCAGTTCCTTCTATTCCGGAACGACCAATTCCTATAGTGGCAGATATGGATGACATTGAGAGATCATTCAGCAGTATGGGCTCGGGTCAGTTATCTACTCCCCGGGGCTTCCAGTCGTATAAAATGGAAAGTGAGTCCGCTTCTGACAATATAGGAACAAGTTCAAGTACCGGTAAATAA